In a genomic window of Prochlorococcus marinus str. GP2:
- the nusA gene encoding transcription termination factor NusA: MALVILPGLNNLIEDISEEKKLPPNVVEAALREALLKGYEKYRRTFYIGVNEDPFDEEYFSNFDVGLDLDEEGYRILSSKIIVEEVESEDHQISLGEVKQVADDAQVGDTVVLDVTPEKEDFGRMAASTTKQVLAQKLRDQQRKMIQEEFADLEDPVLTARVIRFERQSVIMGVSSGIGRPEVEAELPKRDQLPNDNYRANATFKVFLKEVSEIARKGPQLFVSRANAGLVVYLFENEVPEIQEGTVKIVAVSREANPPSRAVGPRTKVAVDSVEQEVDPVGACIGARGARIQQVVNELRGEKIDVIKWSSNPIQYILNSLSPAKVDLVRLVDPEGQHAHVLVPPDQLSLAIGREGQNVRLAARLTGWKIDVKNSHEYDQEAEDAAVSELITQREDEENLQREAELRLEAEQAERAAEDARLRELYPLPEDDEEYGEEQYEGETFSDNDQLEEIQESEMSSKEERKG, encoded by the coding sequence ATGGCATTAGTTATTCTCCCAGGTTTAAACAATCTTATTGAAGATATTAGTGAGGAAAAAAAGTTACCTCCTAATGTCGTGGAAGCAGCCTTGCGCGAAGCCTTATTAAAAGGGTACGAAAAATATAGAAGAACTTTTTACATAGGTGTTAATGAAGATCCATTTGATGAAGAATACTTTAGTAATTTTGATGTTGGATTAGACTTAGATGAAGAGGGTTATAGAATCTTATCGAGCAAAATAATTGTTGAGGAAGTCGAGAGCGAAGATCATCAAATATCTCTTGGAGAAGTTAAACAAGTTGCTGATGATGCTCAAGTAGGTGACACAGTTGTTTTAGATGTCACTCCAGAAAAAGAGGATTTTGGGCGGATGGCGGCATCAACAACCAAGCAGGTATTAGCACAAAAATTAAGAGATCAACAACGAAAAATGATCCAAGAAGAATTTGCAGATTTAGAGGATCCTGTTTTAACTGCAAGAGTTATAAGATTTGAGCGTCAATCAGTGATTATGGGAGTTAGTTCAGGTATTGGGAGACCAGAAGTAGAAGCTGAACTTCCTAAGAGAGATCAATTACCAAATGATAACTATCGAGCAAACGCAACGTTCAAAGTATTTTTGAAAGAAGTTAGTGAAATAGCTAGAAAAGGACCACAACTTTTTGTTAGTCGAGCAAATGCTGGTTTAGTTGTCTATTTATTCGAAAATGAAGTACCGGAGATTCAAGAGGGTACAGTTAAAATAGTTGCTGTTTCCAGAGAAGCAAATCCGCCATCAAGAGCTGTTGGTCCTAGAACAAAAGTAGCAGTTGATAGTGTCGAGCAAGAAGTTGACCCCGTAGGCGCTTGTATCGGAGCTAGAGGAGCAAGAATTCAACAAGTAGTTAATGAATTAAGAGGAGAAAAAATTGATGTTATAAAATGGTCTTCTAATCCAATTCAGTATATTTTAAATTCTTTAAGTCCTGCAAAAGTTGATCTAGTAAGACTAGTTGATCCAGAAGGACAGCATGCGCACGTATTAGTTCCTCCTGATCAATTAAGTCTCGCAATTGGTAGAGAAGGTCAAAATGTAAGACTTGCCGCAAGGTTAACTGGTTGGAAGATTGATGTTAAGAATTCACATGAATATGATCAAGAAGCAGAAGATGCTGCAGTCTCTGAATTAATCACTCAACGGGAAGATGAAGAAAATCTTCAGCGAGAAGCTGAATTAAGATTAGAAGCAGAACAAGCTGAACGTGCCGCAGAAGATGCAAGATTAAGGGAGCTTTATCCTCTTCCTGAAGATGATGAAGAATATGGAGAAGAACAATACGAAGGAGAAACTTTCTCAGATAATGATCAATTGGAGGAAATTCAAGAAAGTGAAATGTCCTCAAAAGAGGAGAGAAAAGGATGA
- a CDS encoding YlxR family protein codes for MIHHAPVMRICISCRKTYDRKNLIKITKDHRQGITFQKGMGRSAYICKSIKCYSDSKIKKKLQKALKTFLEPEFIDIFEKEIASYNH; via the coding sequence ATGATACATCATGCCCCTGTGATGCGTATATGCATTTCGTGTAGAAAAACATACGATAGGAAAAATCTTATTAAGATTACAAAAGATCACAGGCAAGGCATAACTTTTCAAAAGGGAATGGGAAGATCAGCATACATTTGTAAGTCAATAAAATGTTACTCAGATTCCAAGATCAAAAAAAAGCTTCAAAAAGCTTTAAAAACATTTTTAGAACCTGAATTTATTGATATTTTTGAAAAAGAAATTGCAAGCTACAATCACTAA
- the infB gene encoding translation initiation factor IF-2: protein MTISDKIRIYELSRDLNLENKDILDAAQKLSISVKSHSSSISAEDAKKIKNLFNRKNSDKKILSINKPSIKKDNYKQNTEDKSPATSSATGNPLNDNSNKKPLLIKPLNKPESLKTTSNQTKDLNKASFINSKQSQGNLTNQNIKAKPLQNFNQNKKTSRGDTTQPIKSAVKPPIQLIAKPKNNKNNAQTNESSNNIYNSGGKKQLSNKPTQDANKPKSKNFSSKITPPELVGAPIRRDDLKRNPNKQNSNNKQNITFKKNAPNRPGMPNRPGMSNRPGASNRPGASNRPGMTNRPGMTNRPGASNRPGMPNRPGMPNRPGMPNRPGENFKQGGSFKQGDFNRQSSKFNGQKSSGIRKPVSPNELLQLQKTNKSEKEKLGIQKNEKQNIESPKQKVKSPNSRPDSPSTKKSPHRSFSNTSKKTGKTDWDDSAKLEALRNKNPQKQRQKVHIIGENDDSLTSETSGYSGEKISILSASLARPKKEKSDETKSQKSIKQFKKKKKETTRQRQKRRAMELKAAKEAKQVRPEMIIVPEDNLTVQELADKLSLESSEIIKSLFFKGITATVTQSLDLTTIETVAEEFGVPVLQDDIQEAAEKTVDMIESDDIDSLIKRPPVITVMGHVDHGKTSLLDSIRESRVASGEAGGITQHIGAYQVEFEHESVKKKLTFLDTPGHEAFTAMRARGTKVTDVAVLVVAADDGCRPQTLEAISHARAAKVPIVVAINKIDKEGASPDKVKQELSDKELIAEDWGGDTVMVPVSAIKKQNIDKLLEMILLVSEVEDLQANPNRTAKGTVIEAHLDKAKGPVATLLVQNGTLKSGDVLAAGSVLGKIRAMVDEHGNRIKEAGPSFPVEALGFSEVPTAGDEFEVYSDEKTARAVVGDRASDARATKLAQQMASRRVSLSSLSTQANDGELKELNLILKADVQGSVEAILGSLEQLPKNEVQVRVLLSAPGEITETDIDLAAASGSVIIGFNTSLASGAKRAADANDVDIREYEVIYKLLEDIQLAMEGLLEPDLVEESLGKAEVRATFAVGKGAIAGCYIQSGKLQRNCSLRVVRADKVIFEGDLDSLKRSKDDVKEVNTGFECGVGCDKFSSWIEGDIIEAFKFVTKKRTLTQ from the coding sequence ATGACTATCAGCGATAAAATCAGAATTTACGAACTTTCTAGAGACTTAAATCTGGAAAATAAAGATATATTGGATGCCGCTCAAAAACTTTCAATTTCAGTAAAAAGCCATAGCAGTTCAATAAGTGCAGAGGATGCAAAAAAAATCAAAAATCTTTTTAATAGGAAGAATTCAGATAAAAAAATACTCTCTATCAATAAACCTTCAATTAAAAAAGATAATTACAAACAAAACACAGAAGATAAATCTCCAGCAACCTCCTCTGCAACAGGAAATCCTCTAAATGATAATTCTAATAAAAAGCCATTATTGATAAAGCCTCTAAATAAGCCTGAAAGTCTAAAAACAACCTCAAATCAAACTAAAGATCTTAATAAAGCCTCTTTTATTAACAGCAAACAGTCTCAAGGAAATCTTACTAATCAAAATATAAAGGCTAAACCTTTACAAAATTTCAACCAAAATAAAAAAACTTCTCGAGGTGATACAACCCAACCTATAAAAAGTGCAGTAAAACCTCCTATTCAATTAATTGCAAAGCCTAAAAATAATAAGAATAATGCTCAAACTAATGAATCTTCAAACAACATCTACAACTCAGGGGGGAAAAAACAACTATCAAACAAACCTACTCAAGATGCAAACAAACCTAAATCAAAAAATTTCAGTAGTAAAATAACTCCCCCTGAGCTTGTAGGAGCTCCAATACGAAGAGACGATCTTAAGAGAAATCCTAATAAGCAAAATTCAAATAATAAGCAAAACATTACTTTCAAAAAAAATGCGCCCAACAGACCTGGTATGCCTAATAGACCGGGCATGTCTAATAGACCAGGTGCATCCAATAGACCTGGTGCATCTAATAGACCTGGGATGACCAACAGACCTGGGATGACCAACAGACCTGGTGCATCCAATAGACCTGGGATGCCTAATAGACCGGGCATGCCTAATAGACCGGGTATGCCTAATAGACCAGGTGAGAATTTCAAACAAGGAGGTTCGTTTAAACAAGGTGATTTTAATAGGCAAAGTTCTAAATTCAATGGACAAAAGTCATCTGGGATAAGGAAGCCAGTATCACCTAATGAACTATTGCAACTTCAAAAAACAAATAAATCTGAAAAAGAAAAACTAGGGATACAGAAAAACGAAAAACAAAATATCGAATCACCTAAGCAAAAGGTGAAATCTCCTAATAGCCGTCCTGATTCTCCAAGCACCAAAAAGTCTCCTCATAGATCATTTTCAAATACTTCCAAAAAAACAGGCAAAACAGATTGGGATGACAGTGCCAAACTAGAAGCATTAAGAAATAAAAATCCCCAGAAACAAAGACAAAAAGTTCACATCATAGGTGAGAATGATGATTCATTAACATCTGAAACCAGTGGATACTCAGGCGAGAAAATTTCAATATTATCAGCTAGTTTGGCCCGCCCAAAGAAAGAAAAGTCTGATGAAACTAAATCTCAAAAATCTATAAAACAATTTAAAAAGAAGAAGAAAGAAACCACACGGCAAAGGCAGAAAAGAAGAGCTATGGAATTAAAGGCTGCCAAAGAGGCGAAACAAGTAAGACCAGAGATGATAATAGTTCCCGAAGATAATTTAACAGTTCAAGAATTAGCTGATAAATTAAGTCTTGAAAGTTCAGAGATAATCAAATCTCTATTTTTCAAAGGAATAACAGCAACTGTAACTCAATCACTTGATTTAACAACTATCGAAACTGTAGCTGAAGAATTTGGAGTACCTGTTTTGCAAGATGATATTCAAGAAGCTGCAGAAAAAACAGTCGATATGATTGAATCTGATGATATTGATAGTTTAATAAAAAGACCACCTGTAATTACAGTCATGGGTCACGTAGATCATGGAAAAACAAGTCTTTTAGATTCCATCAGAGAATCCAGAGTTGCTTCTGGTGAAGCAGGAGGAATAACTCAACACATAGGAGCCTATCAAGTTGAATTTGAGCACGAATCTGTAAAGAAAAAATTAACTTTTCTTGATACACCTGGTCATGAAGCCTTTACGGCCATGAGAGCAAGGGGAACAAAAGTCACTGATGTAGCTGTTCTTGTAGTAGCAGCAGATGATGGTTGCAGGCCCCAAACACTTGAAGCTATTAGTCATGCAAGAGCTGCAAAGGTTCCAATTGTTGTTGCTATAAATAAAATTGATAAAGAAGGAGCATCACCAGATAAGGTCAAACAAGAACTATCAGATAAAGAATTAATTGCAGAAGATTGGGGAGGCGATACTGTCATGGTGCCAGTAAGTGCAATCAAAAAACAAAATATTGATAAATTACTCGAAATGATTTTATTGGTCTCAGAAGTTGAAGATTTACAGGCTAACCCGAACAGAACCGCTAAAGGTACCGTTATTGAAGCACACCTTGATAAAGCCAAAGGTCCTGTAGCTACTTTATTAGTTCAAAATGGCACCTTAAAATCTGGGGATGTTTTGGCTGCAGGTTCGGTACTTGGAAAAATTAGAGCAATGGTTGATGAACATGGTAATAGAATTAAAGAGGCAGGTCCATCTTTCCCGGTGGAGGCACTAGGATTTAGTGAAGTACCAACAGCGGGTGATGAATTTGAAGTTTACTCAGATGAAAAAACTGCTAGAGCAGTTGTTGGAGACAGAGCTTCAGATGCTAGAGCTACAAAATTAGCTCAGCAAATGGCTTCTAGAAGAGTTAGCTTGTCATCATTATCAACTCAAGCAAATGATGGGGAATTAAAAGAGTTAAACTTAATCCTTAAGGCTGACGTTCAAGGTAGTGTTGAAGCGATATTGGGATCACTAGAACAATTACCTAAAAATGAAGTTCAAGTAAGAGTTCTACTCTCCGCTCCAGGAGAAATAACTGAGACAGATATAGATCTTGCAGCCGCATCAGGTTCAGTAATTATTGGTTTTAATACTTCATTGGCATCTGGAGCTAAGAGGGCAGCAGATGCTAATGATGTTGATATCAGAGAATATGAAGTAATTTATAAACTCCTAGAAGATATTCAGTTGGCTATGGAAGGTCTACTTGAACCAGATCTTGTAGAAGAATCATTAGGCAAAGCAGAAGTTCGAGCAACTTTTGCAGTTGGCAAAGGAGCTATAGCAGGGTGTTATATACAATCTGGCAAGCTTCAACGAAATTGCTCTTTGAGAGTTGTTAGGGCAGATAAAGTTATTTTTGAAGGCGATTTAGACTCTCTTAAAAGATCTAAAGATGACGTAAAAGAAGTAAATACAGGATTTGAATGTGGTGTTGGCTGCGATAAATTCTCTTCATGGATTGAAGGAGATATAATCGAAGCCTTCAAATTTGTTACTAAAAAGAGAACATTAACTCAATAA
- a CDS encoding DUF3493 domain-containing protein — translation MSKIDPELKKKLLKESQAPFNGLRRILWIAFSGSAFLGLLIMFFKMSSGSALQQNNLLIQLGACILFPSLLFLIGKKID, via the coding sequence ATGTCAAAAATAGATCCTGAGTTAAAAAAGAAATTATTAAAGGAATCTCAGGCTCCTTTCAATGGATTAAGGAGAATATTATGGATAGCTTTTAGTGGCTCCGCATTTTTGGGGCTACTAATAATGTTTTTCAAAATGTCCAGTGGAAGTGCGCTTCAGCAGAATAACCTTCTTATTCAATTGGGTGCTTGTATTTTATTTCCTTCTTTATTATTTTTGATAGGAAAAAAGATTGATTAG
- a CDS encoding ArnT family glycosyltransferase has product MNNKILKFKKLFKLFIFIPLIFYFGKRSYIAFDEGFYALQARWILDKGNWTIPLWLDQYVLDRTIGLQFLIAQSQVIFGRNMFSAYLPTTATAILMLFITYKLHEEFFSKKYAIISPLILSTTYLWFDYSHLATQDIIFSCLVSIGLYSLVKINNDDDKFYILFFGIWIGLSFMMKTFLVFVPLLALSPYLYKKKNLFFSKYFWLGLLIGFIPYSFWAVSINPYLEKNIIFYLFEKFTVLSNKNNFTNPFYYYFWNIPVTFLPWSIFGIIGTIRNFSSNKENKYILTFFPCLLILILSIFSTKTPYYPLQITSIFALNTYAGIRYLFNSERFYRISIFITSKIIPLFIVTLTFTYYFFFKEISNFNFKENTLIILGLLFFGLSWSLIQYKKSFKEILITLIIGPYLLASFLLQSGLFTDRSREIREQMEYISSFDIVKNQPIKVDKAGINNSLSSSKIIRISLLTPKLGEFLEGVDQLKKSELAWTTKVQAIKNDNNSYEVLYENDILKPWILILKK; this is encoded by the coding sequence ATGAATAATAAAATTTTAAAATTCAAGAAATTATTCAAATTATTTATTTTTATTCCTCTCATATTTTATTTTGGCAAAAGAAGTTACATTGCTTTTGATGAGGGATTTTATGCACTTCAAGCTAGATGGATACTGGATAAAGGGAACTGGACAATTCCACTTTGGTTGGATCAGTATGTTTTAGATAGAACAATAGGATTACAGTTTTTAATTGCACAGTCACAAGTCATCTTTGGGCGTAATATGTTTTCGGCATATCTACCTACAACAGCGACAGCAATATTGATGCTCTTTATAACTTACAAATTACATGAAGAATTTTTCAGTAAAAAATATGCAATTATATCTCCACTCATACTCTCTACTACATATCTATGGTTTGATTACTCACACTTAGCAACTCAAGATATCATTTTTTCATGCTTAGTAAGTATTGGATTATATTCTCTAGTCAAAATAAACAATGACGACGACAAATTCTATATTCTGTTTTTTGGTATTTGGATTGGTTTATCCTTTATGATGAAAACTTTTCTAGTATTTGTCCCTTTACTAGCACTATCACCATACTTATATAAAAAAAAGAATCTTTTTTTCAGTAAATACTTTTGGCTTGGACTACTAATCGGATTTATTCCATACTCATTTTGGGCAGTCTCTATTAACCCTTATTTAGAAAAAAATATTATTTTTTACTTATTTGAAAAGTTTACCGTCCTTTCTAACAAAAATAATTTTACAAATCCTTTCTATTATTATTTTTGGAATATTCCCGTAACATTTCTACCTTGGAGTATTTTTGGAATTATTGGCACAATACGAAATTTTTCTAGCAATAAAGAAAATAAATACATTCTTACCTTTTTCCCCTGCTTATTGATTTTAATTCTAAGTATTTTTTCTACGAAAACTCCCTATTATCCTTTACAAATCACATCTATTTTTGCACTAAATACTTATGCAGGCATAAGGTATCTTTTTAATTCTGAGAGATTTTATAGAATCTCTATATTTATTACTTCTAAAATAATTCCATTATTTATTGTTACTCTAACTTTCACTTATTATTTTTTTTTCAAAGAAATAAGTAACTTTAACTTCAAGGAAAATACATTGATAATTCTTGGTTTATTGTTTTTCGGATTATCTTGGTCATTAATACAATACAAAAAATCATTTAAAGAAATATTAATAACTCTCATAATTGGTCCCTACTTACTAGCTTCATTTCTTTTGCAATCAGGATTATTCACCGATAGATCAAGAGAGATAAGAGAACAAATGGAATATATTTCATCTTTTGACATAGTAAAAAACCAACCTATAAAAGTTGATAAAGCAGGAATTAATAATTCTCTATCTTCATCAAAAATTATTAGAATTTCATTATTAACTCCAAAACTTGGAGAGTTTTTAGAGGGCGTTGATCAGCTAAAGAAATCAGAATTAGCATGGACAACTAAAGTTCAAGCAATAAAAAACGATAATAATTCTTATGAAGTTTTATATGAAAATGATATTTTAAAACCCTGGATATTAATATTAAAAAAATGA
- a CDS encoding glycosyltransferase family 2 protein — translation MKSVNTWNLTHNKLHQLFKNNSELISIKVRGNAWEPITRWLKFDSRIFRETTSQARITLSDIESLAEIYNYRSIRWKAKKLTPLKTRLFPQSLKNIFRKLPIIKQLAYELEIVFYKFSENFSDHLISIVIPARNEAGNKKLLINALNKFKRIPNKLEIIFVEGNSNDNTYLMLKELKENYADFFKITLLKQTSKGKKNAVVEGFNISSGETLAIIDSDFTVDINDSVAAIMESTKNENILINCARTTFPMEKDAMRWANYIGNRLFAIFLSILINKPISDSLCGTKVFSRKFFKLMKKNGSWDSKSDPFGDFTIIFEAAKNNIKILNYPVRYYARKSGAPNISRWIDGLKLLKVCWIYMISDL, via the coding sequence ATGAAATCAGTTAATACTTGGAACTTAACGCATAATAAACTTCATCAATTATTCAAAAATAATAGCGAATTGATTTCTATAAAAGTCCGTGGCAATGCATGGGAGCCAATTACCAGATGGTTAAAATTTGATTCAAGAATTTTTAGAGAAACTACTAGCCAGGCAAGAATAACTTTAAGCGATATTGAATCTCTTGCAGAAATTTATAACTATAGATCCATAAGATGGAAAGCAAAAAAATTAACTCCTTTGAAAACTAGACTTTTTCCGCAATCATTAAAAAATATTTTTCGCAAGTTACCAATCATAAAACAACTAGCCTACGAACTAGAAATTGTTTTTTATAAATTTAGTGAAAATTTTTCTGATCATCTAATATCAATAGTAATTCCTGCAAGAAATGAAGCTGGTAATAAAAAACTCTTAATAAACGCATTAAATAAATTTAAAAGAATACCAAATAAATTAGAAATTATATTTGTAGAAGGGAATAGCAACGATAATACATATTTGATGCTAAAAGAATTAAAAGAAAATTACGCAGATTTTTTTAAAATAACTCTTTTAAAACAAACTTCCAAAGGGAAGAAAAATGCTGTTGTAGAGGGATTTAATATTTCTTCTGGTGAAACCCTTGCCATAATTGATAGTGATTTCACTGTAGATATTAACGATAGTGTTGCAGCAATAATGGAATCAACAAAAAATGAAAATATTTTAATTAATTGTGCCCGAACAACTTTCCCAATGGAAAAGGATGCAATGAGATGGGCTAACTATATAGGAAATAGACTCTTTGCAATATTTTTATCAATACTCATTAATAAGCCAATATCAGATTCACTTTGTGGAACAAAAGTTTTTTCAAGAAAATTCTTTAAACTTATGAAAAAAAATGGGAGTTGGGACTCCAAATCTGACCCATTTGGAGATTTCACAATAATTTTTGAAGCAGCAAAAAATAATATTAAGATACTTAATTATCCTGTGAGATATTATGCAAGAAAATCTGGAGCACCAAATATATCCAGGTGGATTGATGGACTAAAACTCCTTAAAGTATGCTGGATTTATATGATTTCTGATCTTTGA
- a CDS encoding photosystem II high light acclimation radical SAM protein, giving the protein MKFNLEFKKLNQNNFRKKNYGKILTVRLPCNPIFPIGPIYLADHIHKCFPAIEQQFIDLAIVPSNKVSKYLVRKIDQFRPHLIIFSWRDIQIYAPVDGRSGNPLQNSFEVFYSKNIFKKIRGSWGGLKLIASHYGEIYRNTSLVKKGLKRAQKYNKDVKVILGGGAVSVFYEQLGDLLPKGTVISVGEGENLIEKIIRNDSIEEERCYLAGQKPRNKLIHEQPSGTLKTACNYKFIKSIWPEFNWYIEGGEYYVGVQTKRGCPHNCCFCVYTVVEGKKVRVNPVNEIIKEMKQLYDLGVRGFWFTDAQFIPAKKHIEDAKALLQAIKDQGWDDIHWAAYIRADNIDADLAQLMVDTGMSYFEIGITSGSQELVRKMRLAYDLETVLNNCRMLVKSGFKNHVSVNYSFNVFDETPSTIRQTIAYHRELENIFGKGLVDPAIFFIGLQPHTLLEKYALDHKILKPNYNPMSMMPWTARKLLWNPGALGEKLGQVCLEAFDNKEDEFGKTVINILEREYGKSSLKESLKVRPLSERKLAHSK; this is encoded by the coding sequence ATGAAATTTAATTTAGAGTTCAAAAAATTAAATCAAAATAATTTCCGTAAAAAAAATTATGGGAAAATTCTTACTGTAAGACTTCCATGTAACCCAATATTTCCTATAGGGCCTATTTATTTAGCCGATCATATTCATAAATGTTTTCCAGCCATTGAGCAACAATTTATTGATCTAGCCATTGTTCCATCTAATAAGGTTTCCAAATATTTAGTTAGAAAAATTGATCAGTTTAGACCTCATCTAATAATCTTTTCTTGGAGAGATATACAAATTTATGCACCTGTTGATGGTAGAAGCGGAAATCCCTTGCAAAACTCTTTTGAGGTTTTCTATTCTAAAAATATCTTTAAAAAAATTAGAGGTTCATGGGGCGGATTGAAATTAATCGCATCTCATTATGGAGAAATATATCGAAATACTTCTCTAGTCAAGAAGGGATTAAAAAGAGCTCAAAAATACAACAAAGATGTAAAAGTAATTTTGGGAGGTGGAGCTGTTAGCGTTTTTTACGAACAATTAGGAGATTTACTTCCAAAAGGAACTGTTATTTCTGTTGGAGAAGGAGAAAATCTCATAGAAAAAATTATTAGAAATGATTCTATAGAGGAAGAGAGATGTTATCTTGCTGGCCAGAAACCTAGGAACAAACTAATTCATGAACAACCATCTGGCACTTTGAAAACTGCATGTAACTATAAGTTTATTAAATCCATCTGGCCAGAATTTAATTGGTACATAGAGGGTGGAGAATACTATGTAGGGGTGCAAACAAAAAGAGGTTGTCCTCATAATTGTTGTTTCTGTGTTTACACAGTTGTAGAGGGTAAAAAAGTTCGTGTTAATCCTGTCAATGAAATAATCAAAGAAATGAAGCAATTATATGATCTTGGAGTTAGGGGATTTTGGTTCACAGATGCGCAGTTTATTCCAGCCAAAAAACATATAGAAGATGCAAAAGCATTATTACAAGCCATTAAAGACCAAGGTTGGGATGACATTCATTGGGCTGCATATATCAGAGCGGATAATATTGATGCTGATCTTGCTCAGCTTATGGTGGATACAGGTATGAGTTATTTTGAAATAGGAATTACTTCAGGATCTCAAGAACTTGTCAGAAAAATGAGGTTAGCATATGACCTTGAAACGGTATTAAATAATTGTAGAATGCTGGTCAAATCAGGATTCAAGAATCATGTTTCAGTTAATTATTCCTTTAATGTTTTTGATGAAACGCCAAGCACGATAAGACAAACTATTGCTTATCACAGAGAATTAGAAAATATTTTTGGTAAAGGTTTAGTAGATCCAGCTATATTTTTTATAGGATTGCAACCCCACACTCTCCTTGAAAAGTATGCCCTAGATCATAAAATTTTAAAGCCTAATTATAATCCAATGAGCATGATGCCTTGGACAGCAAGAAAACTTTTATGGAATCCAGGAGCTCTAGGGGAAAAACTTGGTCAAGTTTGCCTAGAAGCTTTTGATAATAAAGAAGATGAATTTGGTAAAACAGTTATTAACATTCTCGAAAGAGAGTATGGAAAGTCTTCATTAAAAGAATCTTTAAAAGTACGTCCCTTATCTGAAAGAAAATTAGCTCATTCAAAATAA
- the clpS gene encoding ATP-dependent Clp protease adapter ClpS produces the protein MLSINLEQNLSTNSVVLEKKPTELKNKSPKYKVLLHNDPVNSMEYVTISLREVVPQLSEQDAIAIMLEAHNTGIGLVIVCDLEPAEFYSESLKSKGISSSIEKED, from the coding sequence ATGTTATCTATAAATTTAGAGCAAAATTTAAGTACTAATTCAGTAGTGCTTGAAAAGAAACCTACTGAATTAAAAAATAAATCTCCAAAATATAAGGTTTTACTCCATAATGATCCGGTCAATTCTATGGAGTATGTCACTATTTCTCTAAGAGAAGTTGTTCCTCAATTAAGTGAGCAAGATGCTATTGCAATAATGCTAGAAGCTCATAATACAGGCATCGGATTGGTAATTGTTTGTGATTTAGAACCAGCAGAGTTTTATTCAGAATCATTAAAATCGAAAGGAATTTCTAGTTCCATTGAAAAAGAGGATTAA